Genomic window (Equus asinus isolate D_3611 breed Donkey chromosome 13, EquAss-T2T_v2, whole genome shotgun sequence):
ATGAGGAGACGGTGTCCGCACTGCATGAGTGCAAGACACTCTTCATCCTGCGCGGCCTGCCAGGGAGTGGCAAGTCCACGCTGGCACAGGTCATCCTGGACAGGTACCGTGACGGCACCAAGGTGGTGTCTGCCGACAGTTACAAGATCACCCCTGGTGCTCGAGGAGCCTTTTCCGAGGAGTACAAGCGGCTGGATGAGGACCTGGCTGCCTACTGCCGCCGGGACACCCGAGTCCTTGTGCTGGATGACACCAACCATGAGCGGGAACGGCTGGAGCAGCTCTTTGAAATGGCCGACCAGTACCAGTACCAGGTGGTGCTGGTGGAGCCCAAGACGTCGTGGCGGCTGGACTGTACCCTGCTCAAGGAGAAGAACCAGTGGCAGCTGTCAGCTGATGAGCTGAAGAAGCTGAAACCTGGGCTGGAGAAGGACTTCCTGCCACTCTACTTCGGCTGGTTCCTGACCAAGAAGAGTTCTGAGAGCCTCCGCAAAGCTGGTcaggccttcctggaggagctggggaaccACAAGGCCTTCAAGAAGGAGCTGCGACAGTGTAGGTGGCAGGGTGGGCGGAGTGGGGGCACTTAGCCTCATTCATAAGCCCCCTTGCTGGGCACAAGGTGCTGCGCGCACAGGACCACTGTTGTTCTCAAAGCACTGGCAGTAAAGTGGGGAGGCAGGTGGCAGCTCAGTGGTATAGGCAGAGGCAGCCTTGGGTAGTGGAGGCACAGAGGGATACGGGAGAGGCGCTTCCCAGAGCAccttccctctccctgctccctgctcccttcctttctgccctcttcctcccacctgccctcTCTGGCCTGGATCTTGACCACTGACCCTGGCTTAGAGGTGGGAAAACAAATTACTGTCATAACAGGAAATATGTCAGCATTTCATATAACCTTAGAGGGAGAATCTGGTCCAATGTTTTCAAACTCATTTTTAGCAGCAGaaccattttctaaaataaaatattccacgGAGTCCTAAGCTGCAAACAGATTTTAACTAGGACCACTGTGACTTCACTGGGcatggttctcaggccttcggcTACTAAGTGCACCTCCTGTGGCATCCTGCCGCTCCAGAAGGCAATCTCACACCGAGTCCAAagccctcattttgcagataggaAGACAGGCCCAGAGGGATGTGCGGTTTGCCCAGAGCCAGTGAGAGCCTGGCCTCTGTGGACTCCAGCAAGGGCCTCCCCAAGGCTCCCTCCTGGAAAGGCCTGTGTGCTCCAATGAGAGGGTAGGTGTGGGATAAGGAAGGACCCTGGTGGCCCTCATTTTCCTACAGTGGCCTGTTGGGGATATGTCAGCTACTCATCCATCTGTTCCTTGAGTCCATTTCTAGTTCCCTCAGATTTTAGGTTGTCTTCATACTGAAGTATCCCCACCCATGTTTCTTCGTTGTTCAGAGGCAGGTAATCTGTGCCTATATATGTTCTCAGAGAACTCTTTTTCTCGGCTCCTAAAGCTCATATGCTGGGGGAACGGGACAGTGGTATCTGCAGAGATGCTGGCCAGTGTGAGCCCAGTCCCTGTGAATAGCTTGACAGGAAAGCACCCGAGAGGCAGGGCTCCTGGTTAGAGCTGGTGGCTGTGCCCTGGAGAGTGACTGCCTCTTGAAGCTGCTTTTACCATTAAAAACTGGAATCTTTTTCTGCCCAGGACGCAGCAGGAGAAATGTAATGGGCCAAAAACAAGGCCTGCTCTCAGAGTGGAGGCCTCCCTCTCCCATGGAGGGTGAGAGACATCCTCGCAGGGACTCAACTCTGGGAGTAAACAGGACAGACAGTGATTCCAAAGCTAGCTACAAGGCTTGGAGTCTGGAAATGGAAATCACAGATGCTCCAAGTCTCGAGACTACCAGCCACATAATGTCATCCCATTATATCCCTAGACCCTTCCTGCAGCAGGCCCTCCGCAGGCTCTCATCCACCACGCAAGCCTGCGAGGACTTAATATTATGGTGAGCAGGTAACTTCTCATCCCAGTGGGCCCGAGTGAAATGAGGCACTATTAACAGTTCCCCGGGTGGCTGTGGGAAAACTAGGGTATATGGTCACCCTAATTATTGTACTTGGTTGACAGATAAGGGTCAATCACTTGCCGAGGTCAAAGGGCTGGGAACTTAATTATGCTTTTTCTGGCTCCTTCCATTGTACCACATAGTTCCCAATCCCTTCTTTTCTTCCGCCCCTTTTTTCATGACCTGCTTCCCTCTCCTGGATGTGCAGCTGGGGAAGCTGATTCCTTTCGCCTATGCTCCCTACTCCTGGGTTCCAAGTGTCTTAGTTTTCAAGTCTGGGGAAGAGATGTAAAAGGCTACATAATGTAAAGCCCAGGAATTGAAGTGCTTGTTTATAGCTCTAAAGTTGCTCTTAGTTTGACCAACGAATGAATAAATTAACTATAGAGGATTGCTCAAGAGTTTATGCTTGAGGTCcgatttttttcctctgggccTCCTGGTCTTGGTGACAGATGTTGGGATGGCcccgctctctctctccctgcagtCGTCCCTGGGGATGAGCCCAGGGAGAAGATTGAACTGCTCACCTACTTTGGGAAGAGACCCCCAGGTGTGCTACACTGTACAACCAAGTTCTGCGACTACGGGAAAGCCGCCGGGGCAGAGGAGTACGCCCAGCAGGATGTGAGTCCTCCCTAGGGATGCCGCcgaggtggggagagggcagggtctCCTGGAGGTGGGTGCCAGCTCAAGGCAGAACCAGAAGCCAGCCAGCCTCTCAGGAACAATGGCATCTCCTGCTCCAGCTCGCCTCCTGCAGGCTTGGTGGCACAGACCTCAGCTGCCCTTTCTAGGGAGTCTGTGAGTCTATGCATTCATCCCCAAGGCCTGCTCACCGGTGCCTTTCCTTCTGCGGACTCATGGAGAATGCTGGTCGGCAGCAGACTCCTGCTCTGGCCTAAGCCTGCATTCAGTCCCCAAACCAGGAGTCCCTTGCCCCCAGGGAGCCTGGTGCTCTGAGGTCGCTGTCCCTGGGTCTGAGGCCTGACCTTGCCCTGGAGTAGGGACGCTGAGAGATAGTGAGGCTTATTGGCTTAGGGGCACCAGACCCTTCCCCACCACAGAGCCCGTATCCTCCACCCACAGCCCCCCGCCACCACATGGTGATGCTTAAACATCAGGCATGTTGCCCAGATGCACATGGCTATCTCCAGCCTCCTTCAGGTCTCCTCAgcgaggccttccctgaccctccGCCCGTCTCCCCCCTTCTCTGCCTAGGTTAGCACAGCCATTTGGCTCGGGTGCTCATTGGTCTCCTCCCACTCGAGTGGAAGCTCCTTGAGGGCGAGCATTTTTTACAGTTTAATTCAGCCCTGTATTCCTAGCACCTAGCAGAGCTGCATGAATGACTGTATAACACTTTCCACCACCGTctctaatcattcattcatttagcaatatTTATAAAGCAGCTGTTATGCAGGAGGCACAGGACAAGGGATTGTGAGCAAAAAAGAGCTTTTATGGTCGGATGGGTGAGATGGACTTTGAGAATCAGATACACCCAGGTGTGTTATCAAATGTTAATCCCCACACTGAGGTTGGTTCtgcatcatccccattttacaggtgaataaGCTAAGGCACAGAGATGCTAACTTGCTCAAGCTGTGCAAGCAGTAAGTGGGGGCGCCAGGTTCTGAGCTCAGGAGGTCTGGCTTTTAACCCTTGCTCTGTCCTGCGTCTCTGGCACCTTGGTTCTTTTCACATCAGCCTGAACTGTGTCAGTGGAGAGATGTCCTCCCACAACACACAGGCTGTGTGTGGCAGATGTTCGTGGATGACGCGCCTTTACCCAAAGGGCTCTGCTCAGTTGTGCTCACCTGTTACCCCACCCTTGGTCAGCTGTCCCTCTCTGGAGGCCACACCTCTAGCTCAGTCCTCTTGTTCTCACTCTCCGTAGGCAGTAAAGAAAGCTTACGGCAAGGCCTTCATGCTGACCATCTCTGCCCTCTTTGTGACACCGAAGACGACTGGAGCCCGGGTGGAGCTGAGTGAGCAGGAGCTGCTGTTGTGGCCAAATGACGTGGACAAGCTGTCACCCTCTGACAGCCTGCCCCGGGGGAGCCGTGCTCACATCACCCTGGGCTGTGCGGCTGACGTGGAGGCCGTGCAGACAGGCATTGACCTCCTAGAGATTGTGCGGCAGGAGAAGGGGGGCAACCGAGGTGAGGAGGTGGGTGAGCTAAACCGGGGCAAGCTCTACTCCTTGGGCAGTGGGCGCTGGATGCTGAACCTGGCCAAGAAGATGGAGGTCAGGGCCATCTTCACAGGGTACTACGGGAAGGGCAAACCTGTGCCCATACAAGGCAGCCGAAAGGGGGGTGCCTTTCAGTCTTGCACCATCATCTGAGGGCCCCTGACTCTacaagggaagggggaggagagggaaacaTGCCCTCTGCTTGatctttaagattcttttttttttactcaaagtTAACTTtcctataactttttaaaaacttataaaataaCTGCTCCTCTTTTCTTGCTGCCTCATCCCCTCTAACACTCAAGCTCTCAACACAAGGCGGGTGGGCAGACACCATTCAGGAACCTGGATCAAAGCTGATCAGGTTGGGCCTAGTTGGGCCTGGTCCAGCCGCAGCCACAATCTGGAACCCTGCTTCAGGCTGGTTCTCTCAGCCCCTGGCCCAGGTCCACTGCCCTGCCCAGAGCTGGTTAGTGGGGAGCGATACTTGAGAGCTGCATGTACCCACAGAGTGGTCACCATGGCCAGGGGAAACTAGTGGTGGATTTGCGAGGGGAAGATCCCTGGGCTTTGATCCCATTTCTTAATCAGTGTAGCCTTAGGAAGGCTGGGGCTGTTTACCAGGGTAGAAAAAGGGGTTTACCCACTTTTGGTCCTAAGcgcctgtcccctcctccttcacACTATAACTAGGTAACAGTTTGATAACtagggaagaaaacagaataagcAGCAGCCACATCCCAGCCTGGCTACTGGTCTCACCCCAGGAAGGGGATGGGCTGGCCATCCTTTCCAGTGGTATGGCTCTGCTGTGTGGATGGGGAGATCGAGGAAGACAGTACCTTGTGGGGAAGCTCCAGTCTTGCTGTCTTCCCAGCCCATCTTGCCTCCCCGGTGCCTCTGGAGGCCTCTGTGCCTCCTCTAAAGGGGGCTGGTGGGTACCAAGAGCCGATGGAGTGGACTCCTGGCTGGTAAGGGCCAAATCCCACATGGGGCCTCTGGGAAGGGGTTTTTAACACTGCTACATGTGCTTTGGTTCCTGGGGTACCCTCCACTGTTCTTTGCTCAGTAACAGGGCCTTGCTAATCAGGTTGTCACTCCACAAAAGTGCTTGGGATTTAAGTTCCCATCCTGGCTTTGCCCAACCTCAGCAACTTGTAAGACTGATAATGAAATAAATCATGTTAATCCTAGCTGTGTGCAGTCTCTCTCACCCTTCCGTGCCCAGCTCAGTCTTCCCTGGGGCGAGGGCTGGGTATATTAGGACTGGCTTTGTCCCACAGCTTGGGGCCATCGGTCCTGTCTCCCCTCTGCTGGCTGGTCACAGCTGTGGTGAGGTTGGGCAGCTGAACAGTGTTGGCTTTcatgaggaggcaggaaggagagaggcttGTCTTAGATGCACACAGAAAGTGGGGGTTGGCTGGGTCTGAGGGACATGGAGCAGAGCCTCTCGTCCCCCGTTAATTGTGGCAACACGTCACAGGTGTGCCCAGCCCAACCCAATCACAGAGACTTCTCAGCAAGACCCAAAGTGCTTGGTACGGGTTTCCCCCAGTTCTCTAGAGAAGGCCACCCTCCAGTCAGTGCTACTTCAAACACAAGGGAAGACCTGCCATTCAGGAGTCTCTTCCAGGCCAACAGGAGCCTGGACAGCTATATGGGGAACTTCCCAGGCCTAACTCAGTCCTGTCATTTCACCATGGCCTTGGCagcaaaggaggaagactggaaagaaaGCAGGGGCCCCGAAGGAAGAGAAATCCAAGGTCTTTCCCCAGCCATGTCTACCATCGAAGCACCAAAAATCTAAGCTTCAGTAAAAGCCTCAAGTGTCCCTGCCTGGAACTCCTAAAAAGTTTACTCACCACAAACACTAAGCTTAACCGGAACAGCATGACACACGCCACTGCTGCCTTCCCCAGCCTGCCTCCCATACAAAATCAGGAAGGTGGGATTTTTGTCCTTGTCTGCCTTTCCCTCAAGCCTGCACTGGCAACAGGAACTGTGAGAGTCTGTATAGACCTCCTGTGTTTACGTTAGTCCAGCCTGACACTTAGCACCCACCCATGCTCTGTGTGAGCTTTGGACACGCAGCTTCTAGTGATTTCTGGTGGCTTCCACCATAAAATGAGCATGTTTTCTGAACTCACCTCCCCATGACTGACATCAGGCACTCACATGCTAAATAGGTTTGGGAGAGGCAGCCAGCATTCCACCTACCCCGGGCTCTGGGTGCCCACATCAGCATCAGTTCCATGGTGGAGGCTCAGCTTTGGCCCCCGACTCTGGAGTGACACAAAGCAGCTACCAGAGCAAAGTGCCAGAAAGGGTCAAaacattttattctcttaattttttttcttttttaataaagttaaacagTAAAACAAAACTTCACAAGCTGCCTCCCTGTCCaccccccgcctccctcccctaCCCGCAGTCTTCGGCGCTGGCTCCCTTTCCTTCACCCCACTCACGCAGACACAGGGTATCcaactgagaaaacaaaactgcTCTAAGTACATGGAGACATGATGAAGGGAGGAGGTGAACTGTGTCCACATTCAAGGTGAAACTGAGCAAGTCTGCATTTTCTGGGTTCTAGGTGGTTTCCTTTCATTAGCCAAATTGAAAAAAGAAGTTTCCTGGCCCAGATGCTGTGAGGGAAAAGAAGAGCCTGTTAGTTGGCTCTGTGGGTTTTCAAGGGAAGATCACTTTGCTCTGATTACGGAAAAGTCTTCAACGGCTGCTTCAAACTCAGAGAAAAACATCTACAGGTATCAAACGGCCTGGGCgagcatggtgtgtgtgtgtggcttctAACACCTTCACTCTTGCAGAGAAACCCTGGTACTAGGCCGCTTAGAGACGCCTCCCTGAGCCTGCAGAGGTGTGACGCTAATGGTCTCAAGGCAGGGTGTGCCTGGGagcctcccttcctccatcctcagcACCACCTGAGTGGACAGATGCCCTGCTAGCCGAGAATTCAGCTGCCTCCACTCCTGGGTCCCTCTGACTCTCAAAGGGCTGCCTAACTGGGGAGTCGCTGCATCTGCTTGTGATCTGGGAACTCCCAAGGGCACCAGGCATACCCACCTTCAAAGCTGAAGCCCCCAGGACCACCGAAGAATGCCTTGAAGATATTGTTTGCATCAAAATCTGTGGAGCAAGGCAAGAAACAGGGAAGGGACAAAAAGGTGAAAAAATTAGTGTTTGGAGGGGAACTTATCATGACACTGAGAATGGGTCTCCAAAGCTTCCCCAGATATTATCACTTCCCTCCTTTCCCAAAATTTCAGAGACTAGGAGTGAGCAAATCTGCCCCACGCTATGCGAAACTCGCTACTTGATCCCACTCCTAGGatatctcccttctccttccaagTGCCAAAGGAAAGCTTTCTTTGTCTCAGTGCACTTTGCTGGCCCTTCTTCTCAACCAATGCCATTTGTACTTAGTGACACACTTTCCCCACACTCTTGTTTCCCTACAATACTGGGGCTGCTACTGAAAAGGCTAAAATTTATCACTTAAATGCTACCAAGAATAAATACAAGAATAAGACCTATGATTTACTGTATTTGTTTGATTCCATGCTCTGTCTAGACTGTATGCCAGAAAAAAACCTATGGTTTATTAAAGCACCTACCAGGTGCAAACCCTGGTGCTGGGTACACAGCAGACATATCATTTCATCCTAATAACAGTTTGTCAGGGTAAGTGTTATTCGCAATTTATACTCAACAAAACATAAGTAGGGAgctcaagtaacttgcccaagatcacatggcCAGTAAAAGCAGAACTGAAAACTCCCAACTCCTGTGTGACCCCAGAGCTGTGCTCTTTCACCAGGCCACAGCAGGTCTGATGTACCCAGCTAGGCCTGACTTCCTAAGCTGCACAGAAAGATTGACCTCAACCACCTGATCCCATAAGCACATTGTGTCCAAAAGTGAATTCCTCCTTGCCTGCTGATCTGCTCATCTTCCTGGGTCTCCTAGCTCACTGAATGGCCCTATCGAGTCAGCTGTGCCAAAGCCACTCTCAACTTAGTCCTTTCCCTCTCCCAACATATTCAAGAGCCAACTCCTGCTGAGTCTATCAGTCTCCCAACTGTGCTCTCCAGTCCCTTCCTAGCAACTGTGTCTTCCCACCATCTCTATCCTCCTCCCCTTCCAAACCACCTCTCCTCACTGTCATCACAAATATATTTCTAGAGCCTAAATTTGGTCCATAGCTCCCCTACTTAAAACCCTTCAACAGCCTTCCACTAAGTATAGCTCTTCTCAACTGCTAGGCGTTTATTATTATAAACCTaagtttttaaaacacacacacacacacacacacacacaacccttgAACTGGAGAGGTCAGGATTATCTATATAACATCATCAatcttgttttaaatttcaatagaTGTTCTTAGTGGAAGAGAATGGCTGGCATTAGAGACCGTGGCCTGAGAACTGTGGCTAGTTTAGGCCTCTTTCACCACAGACTGAGCTCACAGCGAGCAATGACACTGATAGTTGTGCTTTACTTCATCCTGAGTCTTTCGGGAAAACCGAGTATGCGAGGGCTTACAGGACCGTGTGATGCACATAAATATCGGTCAGCACACCCTCTGCACTGGGGGACAAAGGAACTTCCAGCCAATAGGAAAAAGTCCATATTCCTTCCTCTAGCCCCTAAGGCTTTCTGAGGTCTGACCCAGCTACTTTCTGGCCTTGTCTCTCACCACCCCCTGCCTTGAgcacctctctcctcccagacTAAGCCCCTTGCAGCTCCCCAGGTGCTGTGCTTTTCTGCACTGCCAGGCCTTCCCTCACTTGTGCTCACCTCCTTGGCGCCCACTTGGCACCCTGGGCACCTGCTGCGCTTGACTGCACTCACCGGATCCTCCATCCATTAGAGCAGGGGTCAGGTTTGGCCTGTCGGCTGGAGTTTGCAAACCCCTAGACTGTGGGTTCCCAGAGGTCAGGGAACCGGTCTGATTCATCTTTGTTATTTCCAGTGCCCAATACAAAGCCTCACACATTACAGGTATTCATCAATGTGCACTTCACAATCACTGCGCTGATTTGTCACTGGCTGATTACACAGACTCTCCCTTTGGAGTGTCTCTAGAAAAAACTCTAACATTCCACAGCTGCCAGATTTATCCCAGGCTGTCCCAACCGACTCACCACCCATATTCATGCCCTCCTCATCCAGGTCCTGTCCACTGTCATAGCGAGTCTTTTTCTTGGGATCAGAGAGGATGGTAAAAGCTTCTCCAACTTCCTTaaactttttctcctcctccttctgaacTTCGGCACTGGCTCCACTGTGCCGATCTAAAGGGAGGAGAGTACAGGAGAACTCATCTCAGTCTCAAAGCAAAGTTTAAGAGGAAGACCACTTTATGTCTGATTTTAGAATTTGGCGCTTCCCCTAATTTGGAAACTATGGAACTTAGCAATGCCTTATCCCCAGCTGAAGAGCCTCCCTGGGCTTTCGTTCTGGACTGAGTTTGGCAGTGAGCCAGCGTGCTCTTCCCACAGAGTCCCCTCGCCTGCCCGCTCTACCTGGATGGTGCATCAAGGCCCGTTTCCGATAAGCTTTCTTGATCTCATCCTCAGAGGCATTCTTGTCCACTCCTAGAATCTTGTAGTAATCTTTCCTCTTACTCTTCTTCAGTTCCAGCTGTGCATTTTTTAGGAGTTGTTTGTGTTCTAGAGGAAGACATCAAGCATCAATGGAAAAATCTGATTCTAGCTTCCCTTCCCAGGTCCCACATCAGATGCCTTGGAGGAAGAAGCCTTGTTAACCAGACTAGGGAGTTTTACGGTGTTTTCTtctggggattaaaaaaaaaatctactcatACTTAGGTTCCTCACATCAGCCTCATCACACAAGAGGAAGTGAAAGTGACGGGGACCAGAAAACAGCAGCCTCATCCTGCACTCAGGATCTCTGTTCACTCCTTCCTGGCTGCTGATCACATAAGCTCCACGTACAACTCTGATCCCTCAAAGTACTGTGTCTAGTTTTAGGGCCTGCAAGTAACATCACATAGTTCCCTGAGAAATTCCTTtaccttttgttttctctgtctgaTACACTTTTTCATAGTCCCGCACTGCTTCTTCATACTGTTCTGTGTCCATGTAACTGAAAAGGAAATACAGGGCAATACAGCAACATAAATACCAATGGCCTTCAGTATCACTCTAGGGGAAGAGGAATGGCTCAAGCAAGAGACACACACTTTCGGTTGAGATGCTTCACGAAACAGGAGTCCTTAAGGTAGCCATGAGAAAAAATTAACTACCagttcctcaaggaaaaaaaagagagaggtctCATGCCACTTGCACTCAACCAGCAAAGTGATACTCTGCTCTGAGCAGAAAGCAAACCAAAGGAGAAAGTTCCTTCTGATTTCACACAGCCACCAAGAGGCATCTGGCCTGCCTTAGGAAGGCACTTACTTGATGTCTTGGAATTGAAACACACAAGAGAAAAATTATCAAGTTTGATAAATGGATATGGAAGAGCTTTGAAATCTGCAGTGCCAGAAACATGCAGGGCCAGCTCCAGTCCAGAGAAGAAGTGGGATTAGTGAGCCACTAGAAGGATCAAGTTCAAGGTGGTGGCGGCTGGCAAATGCTTCCATTAAGACCAATCAATCTGAGAGATGTAGGTAAGtgagattaaaggagactaaacaCAGGCTTGCTCCTGTTTCGACAGTGCAGAAGAAAGGAGGGGCCCTGACTAAGACAGGAGGAATCTAGCTTGACAGGCTGATTGCCAGACCTTTTAAGGGTCTCTTCCACAGAAGCaaagtggcatttttcacatcTTACTAAGCTCACTGGTGCCAAGACTGGCCTACCGATTGAACAGGGCTTCCTAGGTGAGTCCATGCTTCGTCAAATACTCCACTATATTTCCCACTACAGGTGGAATGCCATTCTCAGTGAGCCCCTGCTGTTGAAGCTCTTGGAGACTGACTCCAAATAATTTTTTACAGGTAGAAAAGCTCTGCTTATTTAGTGGCACTGCCACTATCTCTTTCATGTCTTCTTTTCAGCCGAACTGCTGCAAGAAGGGGTTCCAGAGACAGACACCACTAGCTTGGCAGTGGGAAGTGAGCATGCTGTGCAGCTAACTGCTGCACAACGAAGATTCAGTTTACTTCACTGTTACAACACAAGCCCATCTTCACAAATGCCACAgagaggccagggcagggggaCTGCTACTGATGTGGCTAGCAAAAGAGAAGCCCAACGTCTTaggcatctctgattttctgaACATCTTGACTTACGACTTAAAAAAAATGGTGACAAAACCTATGCCCTGCAGACACAGGGTACAAATGCTACTAGAAGCTCAGAGAACCCATTTACAGGATGAAGTATAATATAAactgaagtaaaagaaaattgataACTGATAGCCCTGGGTGTAGAATGATCTGACAAACAAGCAATCCTGATGAACTTTCCAGGACCATATGTAATGTAAAAAGCTGATATTACATGATTTgcatttttacctcttttttttttcaaattaaaggacattcttacatttaattttttttttaaagttgaagaaaaagaaaagtagagcTTTAAGGAAGATGGGAAACTCTAGCCCATGATGGGAGATGTAGCAAAGATCTGGCATCTCCCCAACTTGAGGGGTAGGTTGAGGCCGACTGGGGCAGCAGTCAGGCCTCTGGGAGGCTTTGGTCTGAGCTAATCTCCAGTACCTCTTGTCAACCCCAGCTGCTTACAGGGACTGCTGCCAAGTTCTCAGCCAACTGTGCCAAACAGTGCACGCTGTCCCCTGTGGTGGGATCTCAAAGGCAGACCCATTCAGAGGACAGTTCTCTTTCTACCACAAAGATAAGGAGCTGTCTGATCAAAGCAattcttgatttttgtttattgtactTATACGATGAAAATAATCCTCCATCCCATTATCCTCCTAACAAATCAATTTTCTGTTCTCTCCTCATTCCCTGTTCAAACATTGCAGAGTATTCTGTTGAGTGATACAGTATCATGTAACTAGACATACAGGTGGATTCTccttttttgctattacaaataaaactgcagTGAACACGTATAGAGCATTTTGTGtctattaaaataaatctttggCTGGGTCAAAGGTactcttttgttttccaaagcTTCTACTTTTGTCTGCCAGTGGTTTGTGAAGATGAGATGACTAACAGTCTCACAGAATCTATAATATAATTCTGTGTATGTTTCTGTT
Coding sequences:
- the CNP gene encoding 2',3'-cyclic-nucleotide 3'-phosphodiesterase isoform X1; protein product: MNRGFSRKSHTFLPKIFFRKMSSSGAKDKPELQFPFLQDEETVSALHECKTLFILRGLPGSGKSTLAQVILDRYRDGTKVVSADSYKITPGARGAFSEEYKRLDEDLAAYCRRDTRVLVLDDTNHERERLEQLFEMADQYQYQVVLVEPKTSWRLDCTLLKEKNQWQLSADELKKLKPGLEKDFLPLYFGWFLTKKSSESLRKAGQAFLEELGNHKAFKKELRQFVPGDEPREKIELLTYFGKRPPGVLHCTTKFCDYGKAAGAEEYAQQDAVKKAYGKAFMLTISALFVTPKTTGARVELSEQELLLWPNDVDKLSPSDSLPRGSRAHITLGCAADVEAVQTGIDLLEIVRQEKGGNRGEEVGELNRGKLYSLGSGRWMLNLAKKMEVRAIFTGYYGKGKPVPIQGSRKGGAFQSCTII
- the CNP gene encoding 2',3'-cyclic-nucleotide 3'-phosphodiesterase isoform X2 is translated as MSSSGAKDKPELQFPFLQDEETVSALHECKTLFILRGLPGSGKSTLAQVILDRYRDGTKVVSADSYKITPGARGAFSEEYKRLDEDLAAYCRRDTRVLVLDDTNHERERLEQLFEMADQYQYQVVLVEPKTSWRLDCTLLKEKNQWQLSADELKKLKPGLEKDFLPLYFGWFLTKKSSESLRKAGQAFLEELGNHKAFKKELRQFVPGDEPREKIELLTYFGKRPPGVLHCTTKFCDYGKAAGAEEYAQQDAVKKAYGKAFMLTISALFVTPKTTGARVELSEQELLLWPNDVDKLSPSDSLPRGSRAHITLGCAADVEAVQTGIDLLEIVRQEKGGNRGEEVGELNRGKLYSLGSGRWMLNLAKKMEVRAIFTGYYGKGKPVPIQGSRKGGAFQSCTII